Proteins from one Piscinibacter lacus genomic window:
- a CDS encoding carbon-nitrogen hydrolase family protein yields the protein MKIAALQLCAGPRRDENLARARALIAEAAAAGAELVALPEYFCLMGWRDQDKLDIAEPPGEGPIQAMLAEAARSHGLWLVGGSLPLREGLPAAPGEPPRRARNTTLVHGPDGQRVARYDKVHLFRFDDGERRHDEAATLEPGDAPVAFTATDRRGRAWRVGLSICYDLRFPEHFRALMQPAPCDLLLVPAAFTVPTGRAHWELLLRARAVENQCYVLAPAQAGRHENGRSTWGHSLAVDPWGEVLGQLGAEGEGLLLAELSAERIAEVRRQLPALDHRRLG from the coding sequence ATGAAGATCGCCGCCCTGCAGCTCTGCGCCGGCCCGCGCCGGGACGAGAACCTCGCCCGCGCCCGCGCGCTGATCGCCGAGGCCGCTGCCGCGGGGGCCGAGCTGGTCGCCCTGCCCGAGTACTTCTGCCTGATGGGCTGGCGCGACCAGGACAAGCTCGACATCGCCGAGCCGCCCGGCGAGGGGCCGATCCAGGCCATGCTGGCCGAGGCCGCGCGCAGCCACGGCCTGTGGCTGGTCGGCGGCAGCCTGCCGCTGCGCGAAGGCCTGCCGGCCGCGCCCGGCGAGCCGCCGCGCCGCGCCCGCAACACCACCCTGGTCCACGGCCCCGACGGCCAGCGGGTGGCGCGCTACGACAAGGTCCATCTCTTTCGCTTCGACGACGGCGAGCGCCGCCACGACGAGGCGGCCACCCTGGAGCCCGGCGACGCGCCGGTGGCCTTCACCGCCACCGACCGGCGCGGCCGGGCCTGGCGCGTGGGCCTGTCGATCTGCTACGACCTGCGCTTTCCCGAGCACTTCCGCGCCCTGATGCAGCCCGCGCCCTGCGACCTGCTGCTGGTGCCCGCGGCCTTCACCGTGCCCACCGGCCGCGCGCACTGGGAGCTGCTTCTGCGCGCCCGCGCGGTCGAGAACCAGTGCTATGTGCTCGCGCCCGCCCAGGCCGGCCGCCACGAGAACGGCCGCAGCACCTGGGGCCACAGCCTGGCGGTCGACCCCTGGGGCGAAGTGCTCGGCCAGCTCGGGGCCGAGGGCGAGGGGCTGCTGCTGGCCGAGCTGTCGGCCGAGCGCATCGCCGAGGTCCGGCGGCAATTGCCGGCCCTGGACCACCGCCGGCTCGGCTGA
- a CDS encoding cupin domain-containing protein — translation MTSTRPAPHLLATGLLATALLMPPALRAEDGRPAALPAPQVIDPAALPAFSPPGQAAIRARWVTGAEAAPGLYALRVELDAGARLPPHTHPDARLTTVLEGTLWVGFGATADPAQAVAVPAGSSLLAPAGVPHWVWAREGAVRYQEHGAGPTATRFLAPPPATAAER, via the coding sequence ATGACCTCGACGCGCCCCGCCCCCCACCTTCTGGCCACCGGCCTGCTGGCCACGGCCCTGCTCATGCCTCCGGCCCTGCGGGCCGAGGACGGCCGCCCGGCCGCCCTGCCCGCGCCGCAGGTGATCGACCCGGCCGCGCTGCCGGCCTTCTCGCCGCCGGGCCAGGCGGCCATCCGCGCGCGCTGGGTGACGGGCGCCGAGGCCGCGCCCGGCCTGTATGCCCTGCGCGTCGAACTGGACGCAGGCGCCCGCCTGCCGCCGCACACCCATCCCGATGCGCGCCTGACCACGGTGCTGGAGGGCACGCTCTGGGTGGGCTTCGGCGCGACGGCCGACCCGGCGCAGGCCGTGGCGGTGCCGGCGGGATCGTCCCTGCTCGCGCCGGCCGGCGTGCCGCACTGGGTGTGGGCGCGCGAAGGCGCGGTGCGCTACCAGGAACACGGCGCCGGGCCAACAGCCACGCGCTTCCTGGCGCCGCCGCCAGCCACCGCCGCGGAGCGCTGA
- the groL gene encoding chaperonin GroEL (60 kDa chaperone family; promotes refolding of misfolded polypeptides especially under stressful conditions; forms two stacked rings of heptamers to form a barrel-shaped 14mer; ends can be capped by GroES; misfolded proteins enter the barrel where they are refolded when GroES binds) — MAAKDVIFGGDARARMVEGVNILANAVKVTLGPKGRNVVLERSFGAPTVTKDGVSVAKEIELKDKLQNMGAQMVKEVASKTSDNAGDGTTTATVLAQAIVREGMKYVAAGMNPMDLKRGIDKAVTALVAELKKASKATTTSKEIAQVGTISANSDSDVGEIIARAMDKVGKEGVITVEDGKSLNNELDVVEGMQFDRGYLSPYFINNPEKQSAILDNPFVLLFDKKISNIRDLLPTLEQVAKAGRPLLIIAEEVDGEALATLVVNTIRGILKVVAVKAPGFGDRRKAMLEDIAILTGGKVIAEEVGLTLEKVTLADLGQAKRVEVGKENTTIIDGAGAAADIEARVKQIRIQIEEATSDYDREKLQERVAKLAGGVAVIKVGAATEVEMKEKKARVEDALHATRAAVEEGIVAGGGVALLRAKQAAGKIEGANADQDAGIKLVLKAIEAPLREIVYNAGGEPSVVVNAVLSGSGNYGFNAANDTYGDMIEMGILDPTKVTRTALQNAASVASLMLTTECMVAEAPKDEAPAMGGGAMGGMGGMGMDM, encoded by the coding sequence ATGGCAGCTAAAGACGTCATCTTCGGCGGCGACGCCCGCGCCCGCATGGTCGAAGGCGTGAACATCCTGGCCAATGCGGTCAAGGTCACCCTGGGCCCCAAGGGCCGCAACGTGGTCCTCGAGCGCTCCTTCGGCGCCCCCACCGTCACCAAGGACGGTGTGTCGGTCGCCAAGGAAATCGAGCTGAAGGACAAGCTCCAGAACATGGGCGCCCAGATGGTCAAGGAAGTCGCTTCCAAGACCAGCGACAACGCCGGTGACGGCACCACCACCGCCACCGTGCTGGCCCAGGCCATCGTGCGCGAAGGCATGAAGTACGTGGCCGCCGGCATGAACCCGATGGACCTCAAGCGCGGCATCGACAAGGCGGTCACCGCCCTGGTCGCCGAGCTGAAGAAGGCCAGCAAGGCCACCACGACCAGCAAGGAAATCGCCCAGGTCGGCACCATCTCGGCCAACAGCGACAGCGACGTCGGCGAGATCATCGCCCGCGCGATGGACAAGGTCGGCAAGGAAGGCGTCATCACCGTCGAAGACGGCAAGAGCCTGAACAACGAGCTGGATGTCGTCGAGGGCATGCAGTTCGACCGCGGCTACCTGTCGCCCTACTTCATCAACAACCCCGAGAAGCAGTCGGCGATCCTGGACAACCCCTTCGTGCTGCTCTTCGACAAGAAGATCAGCAACATCCGTGACCTGCTGCCCACGCTGGAGCAAGTGGCCAAGGCCGGCCGCCCGCTGCTGATCATCGCGGAAGAAGTCGACGGTGAGGCGCTGGCCACCCTGGTGGTCAACACCATCCGCGGCATCCTGAAGGTCGTCGCCGTCAAGGCGCCGGGCTTCGGCGACCGCCGCAAGGCCATGCTGGAAGACATCGCCATCCTGACCGGCGGCAAGGTCATCGCCGAGGAAGTCGGCCTGACGCTGGAGAAGGTCACCCTGGCCGACCTGGGCCAGGCCAAGCGCGTCGAAGTGGGCAAGGAAAACACCACCATCATCGACGGTGCCGGCGCTGCCGCGGACATCGAAGCCCGCGTCAAGCAGATCCGCATCCAGATCGAGGAAGCCACCAGCGACTACGACCGCGAGAAGCTGCAAGAGCGCGTGGCCAAGCTGGCCGGCGGTGTCGCCGTCATCAAGGTCGGTGCCGCCACCGAAGTCGAGATGAAGGAAAAGAAGGCCCGCGTGGAAGACGCGCTGCACGCCACCCGTGCCGCCGTGGAAGAGGGCATCGTCGCCGGTGGCGGCGTCGCCCTGCTGCGTGCCAAGCAAGCCGCCGGCAAGATCGAAGGCGCCAATGCCGACCAGGACGCCGGCATCAAGCTGGTGCTGAAGGCCATCGAAGCCCCGCTGCGCGAGATCGTCTACAACGCCGGCGGCGAACCCAGCGTGGTCGTCAATGCCGTGCTGAGCGGCTCGGGCAACTACGGCTTCAATGCCGCCAACGACACCTACGGCGACATGATCGAGATGGGCATCCTGGATCCCACCAAGGTCACCCGCACCGCGCTGCAGAACGCGGCCTCGGTCGCCAGCCTGATGCTGACCACCGAGTGCATGGTTGCCGAAGCCCCGAAGGACGAGGCCCCGGCCATGGGCGGCGGTGCCATGGGCGGCATGGGCGGCATGGGCATGGATATGTAA
- a CDS encoding co-chaperone GroES, which translates to MKLRPLHDRVIVKRLEQETKTASGIFIPDNAAEKPDQGEVLAVGPGKRNDKGDFVALNIKVGDRVLFGKYSGQTVKVDGDELLVMREEDLFAVVEK; encoded by the coding sequence ATGAAGCTTCGCCCCCTGCACGACCGCGTGATCGTCAAGCGCCTCGAACAAGAAACCAAGACTGCCTCGGGCATCTTCATTCCCGACAACGCGGCCGAGAAGCCGGACCAGGGCGAAGTCCTGGCCGTCGGCCCGGGCAAGCGCAATGACAAGGGCGATTTCGTCGCCCTGAACATCAAGGTCGGCGACCGCGTCCTGTTCGGCAAGTACTCGGGCCAGACCGTCAAGGTCGACGGCGACGAGCTGCTGGTCATGCGCGAAGAGGACCTCTTCGCCGTCGTCGAAAAGTAA
- the ribA gene encoding GTP cyclohydrolase II, whose translation MSADPSPVSPAAGLPGWSFDDVERRALRMDRARTELQHGRPLALRAGPGQPGLLVAAVETLGAAGWSRWQSGRGALRLLLSAERLQALGQRGDLVAAHLPLPADLDLAGLQALAAVQARPDQAPGGAWGLDWPAERRAAWLAEARPADAAEQAALRLVKLGPLSPALLHLALPADTLDAAVADGLVEIAPQAIDAARGAPRALLRRLSDAHVPIAAHEDCTLVLFRELHGETEHLALVVGQPDRSQPVPVRLHSSCFTGDLLGSLRCDCGDQLQGAIARLAESGGVLLYLAQEGRGTGLASKLRAYRLQDTGLDTLDADRYLGFRADERDFQAAAAMLDALGIARIRLLTNNPAKIDALRAAGIDVVDRLPLVVPSNPHNARYLATKRDRAGHLRDDEQA comes from the coding sequence ATGAGCGCCGACCCGTCCCCCGTTTCCCCTGCCGCCGGCCTGCCCGGCTGGTCCTTCGACGATGTCGAGCGCCGCGCCCTGCGCATGGACCGCGCCCGCACCGAGTTGCAGCACGGCCGTCCCCTGGCCCTGCGGGCCGGCCCCGGCCAGCCCGGCCTGCTGGTGGCTGCGGTCGAGACCCTGGGCGCCGCGGGCTGGTCGCGCTGGCAAAGCGGCCGAGGCGCGCTACGCCTGCTGCTGAGCGCCGAGCGGCTGCAGGCCCTGGGCCAGCGCGGCGACCTGGTGGCCGCCCACCTGCCGCTGCCAGCCGACCTGGACCTGGCCGGCCTGCAAGCCCTGGCCGCCGTGCAGGCGCGCCCCGACCAGGCGCCCGGCGGCGCCTGGGGCCTGGACTGGCCGGCCGAGCGCCGGGCGGCCTGGCTGGCCGAGGCCCGACCGGCCGATGCCGCCGAGCAGGCCGCCCTGCGCCTGGTCAAGCTCGGCCCCCTCAGCCCGGCCCTGCTGCACCTGGCGCTGCCGGCCGACACCCTGGATGCGGCCGTGGCCGATGGCTTGGTGGAGATCGCGCCGCAGGCCATCGACGCCGCCCGCGGCGCGCCGCGCGCCCTGCTGCGCCGCCTGAGCGACGCGCATGTGCCGATCGCCGCGCATGAGGACTGCACCCTGGTGCTGTTCCGCGAGCTGCACGGCGAGACCGAGCACCTCGCGCTCGTCGTCGGCCAGCCCGACCGCAGCCAGCCGGTGCCGGTGCGCCTGCACTCCTCCTGCTTCACCGGCGACCTGCTCGGCAGCCTGCGCTGCGATTGCGGCGACCAGCTTCAGGGCGCCATCGCGCGCCTGGCCGAATCGGGCGGCGTGCTGCTCTACCTGGCCCAGGAAGGCCGGGGCACCGGCCTGGCCAGCAAGCTCAGGGCCTACCGGCTGCAGGACACCGGCCTGGATACGCTGGATGCCGACCGCTACCTCGGCTTCCGCGCCGACGAGCGCGACTTCCAGGCGGCGGCGGCCATGCTCGATGCCCTGGGCATCGCCCGCATCCGGCTGCTGACCAACAACCCGGCCAAGATCGATGCGCTGCGCGCGGCCGGCATCGACGTGGTCGACCGGCTGCCGCTGGTCGTGCCGAGCAATCCGCACAACGCCCGCTACCTCGCCACCAAGCGCGACCGCGCCGGCCACCTGCGCGACGACGAGCAGGCCTGA
- a CDS encoding L-threonylcarbamoyladenylate synthase — protein sequence MLRDGASAEALAEAAERLAAGRLVAFPTETVYGLGARADEAAAVAAIYAAKGRPADHPLIVHVAEPQDAVAFTRDWPPLAQRLAAAFWPGPLTLILPRRAGLAEAAAGGQDSLGLRCPDHPVARALLRAAAARGVPGVAAPSANRFGRISPTRAAHVLDEFAALGPEALLILDGGACAVGIESTIVDLSRGRPVLLRPGQLGAEAVAAAAGEPVRPPDADAPRASGTLASHYAPRARLLLMSAEALQAALERLPGDAPAPAVYARARLALPPALAELRMPAEPAAAAQALFADLRRLDAGHPAAIWVETPPDTADWAGVRDRLRRAAA from the coding sequence CTGCTGCGTGACGGCGCGTCCGCCGAGGCGCTGGCCGAGGCCGCTGAGCGGCTGGCGGCCGGCCGCCTCGTCGCCTTCCCGACCGAGACCGTCTACGGCCTGGGCGCGCGGGCCGACGAGGCCGCAGCCGTCGCCGCCATCTACGCGGCCAAGGGCCGGCCGGCCGACCATCCGCTGATCGTGCATGTGGCCGAGCCGCAAGATGCGGTCGCCTTCACCCGCGACTGGCCACCGCTCGCGCAGCGCCTGGCCGCGGCCTTCTGGCCGGGGCCGCTGACCCTGATCCTGCCGCGCCGCGCCGGCCTGGCCGAAGCCGCGGCCGGCGGCCAGGACAGCCTGGGCCTGCGCTGCCCCGACCACCCCGTGGCCCGCGCCCTGCTGCGCGCAGCGGCCGCACGCGGCGTGCCGGGCGTGGCCGCGCCCAGCGCGAACCGCTTCGGCCGCATCAGCCCGACCCGCGCCGCCCATGTGCTCGACGAGTTCGCCGCGCTCGGCCCGGAGGCGCTGCTGATCCTCGACGGCGGCGCCTGCGCGGTCGGCATCGAATCGACCATCGTCGACCTCTCGCGCGGCCGGCCGGTGCTGCTGCGCCCCGGCCAGCTCGGCGCCGAGGCGGTGGCCGCCGCAGCCGGCGAGCCGGTGCGGCCGCCCGATGCCGACGCACCGCGCGCCTCGGGCACCCTGGCCTCGCACTACGCGCCGCGTGCCCGGCTGCTGCTGATGTCGGCCGAGGCCCTGCAAGCGGCGCTGGAGCGCCTGCCCGGCGACGCGCCCGCGCCCGCGGTTTATGCTCGCGCCCGCCTGGCGCTGCCGCCCGCGCTGGCCGAGCTTCGGATGCCGGCCGAGCCGGCGGCCGCGGCCCAGGCCCTGTTTGCCGATCTGCGCCGCCTGGACGCCGGACATCCGGCGGCGATCTGGGTCGAGACCCCTCCGGATACCGCCGACTGGGCGGGCGTGCGCGACCGCCTGCGCCGCGCCGCAGCCTGA
- a CDS encoding 5-(carboxyamino)imidazole ribonucleotide synthase — protein MPISKTLLPAAADVGAQSSTLGVMGGGQLGRMFAHAAQRLGYFTAVMDPDVASPAGLVSHVHVQADYLDEQGLAQMLKRCAAITTEFENVPAGALFTLGAHLPAAPDAESVAVCQDRAKEKAHIVRCGVPCAPHAVVETAAQLAAVPEGLLPGILKTARMGYDGKGQVRVRNRAELDAAWATLKGVPCVLEQMLALDFEISVVLARDAHGMTVHLPVQRNLHRDGILAVTEVPAPGVSAALAEEAVAAAARIADGLRYVGVLCVEFFVLQGGQLVANEMAPRPHNSGHHSIDSCDVSQFELQVRCMTGLPLVAPRLHSPAVMLNLLGDLWFDAEGRERTPDWAGVLALPGAHLHLYGKSSARKGRKMGHLTFTAATAEQARAAALQAAALLGLPAF, from the coding sequence ATGCCGATTTCCAAGACCCTCCTGCCCGCGGCCGCCGATGTCGGCGCGCAGTCCAGCACCCTGGGCGTGATGGGCGGCGGCCAGCTCGGCCGCATGTTTGCGCATGCGGCGCAGCGCCTGGGCTACTTCACCGCGGTGATGGACCCGGACGTGGCCAGCCCGGCCGGCCTCGTCTCGCATGTGCATGTGCAGGCCGACTATCTGGACGAGCAGGGCCTGGCGCAGATGCTCAAGCGCTGCGCGGCGATCACCACCGAATTCGAGAACGTGCCGGCCGGTGCGCTCTTCACCCTGGGCGCCCACCTGCCGGCCGCGCCGGATGCCGAATCGGTGGCCGTCTGCCAAGACCGGGCCAAGGAGAAGGCCCACATCGTCCGCTGCGGCGTGCCCTGTGCGCCGCATGCGGTGGTCGAGACGGCGGCCCAGCTTGCCGCCGTGCCAGAGGGCCTGCTGCCCGGCATCCTCAAGACGGCCCGCATGGGCTATGACGGCAAGGGCCAGGTCCGCGTGCGCAACCGCGCCGAGCTGGACGCCGCCTGGGCCACGCTCAAGGGCGTGCCCTGCGTGCTGGAGCAGATGCTTGCGCTGGACTTCGAGATCAGCGTCGTGCTGGCCCGCGATGCGCACGGCATGACCGTGCATCTGCCGGTGCAGCGCAATCTGCACCGGGACGGCATCCTGGCCGTGACCGAGGTGCCGGCGCCCGGCGTCTCCGCCGCCCTGGCCGAGGAGGCGGTGGCTGCCGCGGCCAGGATCGCCGACGGACTGCGCTATGTCGGCGTGCTCTGCGTCGAGTTCTTCGTGCTCCAGGGCGGCCAGCTCGTGGCCAACGAGATGGCGCCGCGGCCGCACAACTCCGGCCACCACAGCATCGACAGTTGCGATGTGTCGCAGTTCGAGCTGCAAGTGCGCTGCATGACCGGCCTGCCCCTGGTCGCGCCGCGCCTGCACTCGCCGGCCGTGATGCTGAACCTGCTCGGCGACCTGTGGTTCGATGCCGAAGGCCGCGAGCGCACGCCCGACTGGGCCGGCGTGCTGGCCCTGCCCGGCGCGCACCTGCACCTCTACGGCAAGTCCAGCGCCCGCAAGGGCCGCAAGATGGGCCACCTGACCTTCACCGCCGCCACCGCCGAGCAAGCCCGCGCGGCCGCGCTGCAGGCGGCGGCGCTGCTGGGTCTGCCGGCCTTCTGA
- the purE gene encoding 5-(carboxyamino)imidazole ribonucleotide mutase produces MVPTAVSPVPPPADPTVTVGVVMGSSSDWDVMQHAVAILAEFGVAHEARVVSAHRMPDTLFRYAETARPRGLKAIIAGAGGAAHLPGMLAAKTAVPVLGVPVPSKHLQGVDSLHSIVQMPKGVPVATFAIGVAGAANAALFAVAMLAVDDPELAARLDAFRARQTAAAEAMTLPPA; encoded by the coding sequence ATGGTCCCGACTGCCGTTTCGCCCGTCCCGCCGCCTGCCGATCCCACGGTGACGGTGGGCGTGGTCATGGGCTCCAGCAGCGACTGGGACGTCATGCAACACGCGGTCGCGATTCTCGCCGAGTTCGGCGTGGCCCATGAGGCCCGCGTCGTCTCGGCCCACCGCATGCCCGACACGCTCTTCCGCTATGCCGAAACGGCCCGCCCGCGCGGCCTGAAGGCCATCATCGCCGGGGCCGGCGGGGCGGCCCACCTGCCGGGCATGCTGGCCGCCAAGACCGCCGTGCCCGTGCTCGGCGTGCCGGTGCCGAGCAAGCACCTGCAAGGGGTCGATTCCCTGCACAGCATCGTGCAGATGCCCAAGGGCGTGCCGGTGGCCACCTTCGCGATCGGCGTGGCCGGCGCCGCCAATGCCGCGCTGTTCGCGGTGGCGATGCTGGCCGTCGACGACCCCGAGCTGGCCGCCCGGCTCGATGCCTTCCGCGCCCGCCAGACCGCTGCGGCCGAGGCCATGACCCTGCCCCCGGCCTGA
- a CDS encoding tetratricopeptide repeat protein, with protein MIDITLENFQAELIEASLATPVLLDIWAPWCAPCKALGPVLEKLERDYAGRFTLAKLDSDQEPEIAGQLSQAFGVRSIPFCVMFVGGQPVDGFVGALPEAQIRDFLDKHVPPAADADEEDLPAAAEAGRDEEPGPSAEADRLSVAVAAEPGNDKLRADWVFKLIEAGRLAEARQALAPLQPKLAFDARAAALALCLDAHEAAPGADAEALAAAIAANRRDFAARHALAQVHWAAGRPTAAMDELLEILMRDKTWNGELARRSYVAILELMGKAAPAPTAAAPAAGKLEIAGRAAVSSADPVLDQYRRKLSMALF; from the coding sequence ATGATCGACATCACCCTCGAGAACTTCCAGGCCGAGCTGATCGAGGCCTCGCTCGCCACCCCCGTGCTGCTCGACATCTGGGCGCCCTGGTGCGCGCCCTGCAAGGCCCTGGGTCCGGTGCTTGAAAAGCTCGAACGCGACTACGCCGGCCGCTTCACCCTGGCCAAGCTCGACAGCGACCAGGAGCCCGAGATCGCCGGCCAGCTCAGCCAGGCCTTCGGCGTGCGCTCGATTCCCTTCTGCGTGATGTTCGTCGGCGGCCAGCCGGTCGATGGCTTCGTCGGCGCCCTGCCCGAGGCCCAGATCCGCGACTTCCTCGACAAGCATGTGCCGCCCGCTGCCGACGCGGATGAGGAGGACTTGCCGGCCGCAGCCGAAGCAGGGCGGGACGAGGAGCCCGGCCCCTCGGCCGAGGCCGATCGGCTGTCCGTCGCGGTGGCCGCCGAGCCCGGCAACGACAAGCTGCGCGCCGACTGGGTCTTCAAGCTGATCGAGGCCGGCCGCCTGGCCGAGGCCCGCCAGGCCCTGGCGCCGCTCCAGCCCAAGCTGGCCTTCGACGCCCGTGCCGCCGCCCTGGCCCTGTGCCTGGACGCGCACGAGGCCGCGCCCGGCGCCGATGCCGAGGCCCTGGCCGCGGCCATCGCGGCCAACCGCCGCGACTTTGCCGCCCGCCATGCCCTCGCCCAGGTCCACTGGGCGGCCGGCCGGCCGACCGCGGCGATGGACGAGCTGCTCGAAATCCTGATGCGCGACAAGACCTGGAACGGCGAGCTGGCGCGCCGCAGCTATGTCGCGATCCTGGAGCTGATGGGCAAGGCCGCGCCCGCGCCCACCGCCGCCGCGCCGGCGGCGGGCAAGCTGGAGATCGCCGGCCGCGCGGCCGTGAGCTCGGCCGATCCCGTGCTCGACCAGTACCGCCGCAAGCTCTCGATGGCGCTGTTCTGA
- a CDS encoding phosphoribosylaminoimidazolesuccinocarboxamide synthase — MSPPSAVHDAPLHSLPLLARGKVRDNYAVGDDRILMVASDRLSAFDVILDQPIPGKGALLTQMALFWFDKLGHVVPNHLTGEAPEAVVAADEVARVRGRSMLVKRLKPLPVEAVVRGYLAGSGWKEYQHNGAVCGVKLPAGLRNASKLPEPIFTPATKAAVGDHDENIDFDTMAGLIGRERAEDVRRVALQLYREAADYALTRGIIIADTKFEFGLDEHGTLTLMDEVLTPDSSRFWPLASYAEGSNPPSYDKQGVRDWLESVRIDGQPWNKRAPAPTLPAEVAEATAATYREALERLTGPR; from the coding sequence CTGTCCCCCCCGTCCGCCGTCCACGACGCCCCCCTGCACTCGCTGCCGCTGCTGGCGCGCGGCAAGGTGCGGGACAACTATGCCGTCGGCGACGACCGCATCCTGATGGTGGCGAGCGACCGGCTCAGCGCCTTCGACGTGATCCTCGACCAGCCCATCCCGGGCAAGGGCGCGCTGCTCACCCAGATGGCCCTGTTCTGGTTCGACAAGCTCGGCCATGTGGTGCCCAACCACCTGACCGGCGAGGCGCCGGAGGCCGTGGTGGCGGCCGACGAGGTGGCCCGGGTGCGCGGCCGCTCGATGCTGGTCAAGCGCCTGAAGCCCCTGCCCGTCGAGGCCGTGGTGCGCGGCTACCTGGCCGGCTCGGGCTGGAAGGAGTACCAGCACAACGGCGCCGTCTGCGGCGTGAAGCTGCCGGCCGGCCTGCGCAATGCCAGCAAGCTGCCCGAGCCCATCTTCACCCCGGCGACCAAGGCGGCGGTGGGCGACCACGACGAAAACATCGACTTCGACACCATGGCCGGCCTGATTGGCCGCGAGCGGGCCGAGGACGTGCGGCGCGTCGCCCTCCAGCTCTACCGCGAGGCCGCCGACTACGCGCTGACACGCGGCATCATCATTGCCGACACCAAGTTCGAGTTCGGCCTGGACGAGCACGGCACCCTGACCCTGATGGACGAGGTGCTGACGCCCGATTCCTCGCGCTTCTGGCCCCTGGCCAGCTATGCCGAGGGCAGCAACCCGCCGAGCTACGACAAGCAGGGCGTGCGCGACTGGCTCGAATCGGTGCGCATCGACGGCCAGCCCTGGAACAAGCGCGCCCCGGCGCCGACGCTGCCGGCCGAAGTCGCCGAGGCCACCGCCGCCACCTACCGCGAGGCCCTGGAGCGGCTGACCGGTCCGCGCTGA
- the fba gene encoding class II fructose-bisphosphate aldolase (catalyzes the reversible aldol condensation of dihydroxyacetonephosphate and glyceraldehyde 3-phosphate in the Calvin cycle, glycolysis, and/or gluconeogenesis), which yields MPLVSMRQLLDHAAENGYGIPAFNVNNLEQVQAVMAAAAEVGAPVILQASAGARKYAGEPFIKHLIQAAVEAYPEIPLVMHQDHGTSPKVCAGAIDLGFGSVMMDGSLQEDGKTPASFDYNVEVTRKVVEMAHKVGVTVEGELGCLGNLETGEAGEEDGIGAEGKLDHSQMLTDPEEAAQFVKATQLDALAIAIGTSHGAYKFSRPPTGDILAISRVKAIHARIPNTHLVMHGSSSVPQELLAIINQYGGQMKQTYGVPVSEIQEAIKHGVRKINIDTDIRMAMTGAVRKFLAEHPDKFDAREWLKPAREAAKAICKARYQEFGCEGQAGKIKARSLVDIAAAYARGELAQVVA from the coding sequence ATGCCCCTCGTCTCGATGCGCCAGCTGCTGGACCATGCCGCCGAAAACGGCTATGGCATCCCGGCCTTCAACGTGAACAACCTGGAACAGGTCCAGGCCGTGATGGCGGCGGCCGCCGAGGTCGGCGCGCCGGTCATCCTGCAGGCCAGCGCCGGGGCGCGGAAGTACGCGGGCGAGCCCTTCATCAAGCACCTGATCCAGGCCGCCGTCGAGGCCTATCCGGAGATTCCGCTGGTCATGCACCAGGATCACGGCACCTCGCCCAAGGTCTGCGCTGGCGCGATCGACCTGGGCTTCGGCTCGGTGATGATGGACGGCTCGCTGCAGGAAGACGGCAAGACCCCGGCCTCCTTCGACTACAACGTCGAGGTGACCCGCAAGGTCGTCGAGATGGCGCACAAGGTCGGCGTCACCGTCGAAGGCGAGCTGGGCTGCCTGGGCAACCTGGAAACCGGCGAGGCCGGCGAGGAAGACGGCATCGGCGCCGAGGGCAAGCTGGACCACAGCCAGATGCTGACCGACCCGGAAGAGGCCGCCCAGTTCGTGAAGGCCACCCAGCTCGACGCGCTGGCGATTGCCATCGGCACCAGCCACGGCGCCTACAAGTTCAGCCGCCCGCCCACCGGCGACATCCTGGCCATCAGCCGCGTGAAGGCAATCCACGCCCGCATCCCCAACACCCACCTGGTGATGCACGGCAGCTCCAGCGTGCCGCAGGAGCTGCTGGCGATCATCAACCAGTACGGCGGTCAGATGAAGCAGACCTACGGCGTGCCGGTTTCCGAGATCCAGGAAGCCATCAAGCACGGCGTGCGCAAGATCAACATCGACACCGACATCCGCATGGCCATGACCGGCGCGGTGCGCAAGTTCCTGGCCGAGCATCCGGACAAGTTCGACGCCCGTGAATGGCTGAAGCCGGCCCGCGAAGCGGCCAAGGCCATCTGCAAGGCGCGCTACCAGGAGTTCGGCTGCGAAGGCCAGGCCGGCAAGATCAAGGCGCGCAGCCTGGTCGACATCGCCGCGGCCTATGCCCGCGGCGAGCTGGCCCAGGTCGTCGCCTGA